From the genome of Solanum dulcamara chromosome 12, daSolDulc1.2, whole genome shotgun sequence:
caattataatataaataaaattcacaaagttagctgacttagttgagcAAGTGATTttatatttggaaaaaaatagtcataagatTAAAAAATTTTATGTGCTTTTACGATCGAATTTATCATAAAAGATTTGCCTATTTAGTGGCGATTTGTAACTATTACACTAGgataaaatttatcttataGCAAAATGTAATTAGGGGTTTGtgtaattaaaatgaaaaacaaataaatacaattttttttcaatggaATAAAAATGACGAACGTGATTACGgggaattaaataaataattaataggGTGCCAAAAGATTTTTGTTGAAAATTGTCCACCAAATTTTCTTGACTTTGATTTGATCAAAACATTTGGAATTATATGctttttcatttgtatatatttctgTGGAAGACATTTGATTCAATAGAAAGTAAATGCTTTCCCATATATCATAAAAAGAAATCTAAACATTTAATCCAAAGTATTAAAATCGTTAAAAATTAAATCTGTCAAGTTTAAATCTCGATAAATCTTTATTCATAAGATATATGTCACACAAACGCCATCACAATTGACTTCTCACTTCcaatatattttcattattctttGAATTAGTCGATCAAATGActtttaaatatcaaataattattttttttaaaaaaactttttaattattttgaaaaaactttcaaaatgaccaaaatacccctaataTGAAAAGAGTCAATTATGGAAATTGGTTGGCAATTTCTTCATAGCAAAAAAGCAACTTCACGTTAAGCTCACTGTATCTTAGTTGTTTTCCCATGGTTTTTCCCCTTCCCAGAAACCCCTCTTCTCTTCTATATATTATTCTCCACCACACCCTTTTCCTCAAGCACAATCAATTTCTTGATTCATCTCTCCAATTTTCACTTTCTTTAATGGATaacactacttcaagaaaatccAATTTCAATGATTTCTTGCCTTTTATGGCTGAAAATCTTGGTGGGGATGGTTTAATAGGTGAGCTATGTAAAGGGTTTCAGCTATTGATGGATATTGATAAAGGGGTTATCACATTTGAGAGTCTCAAGAAGAATTCAGTTTTGTTAGGGTTGCAAGATTTGAGTGATGAGGATCTTAAGAGTATGGTTAAAGAAGGGGATTTTGATGGTGATGGGGCTCTTAATCAGATGGAGTTTTGTGTTTTGATGTTCAGATTGAGTCCTGAGTTAATGGAGCAATCTCAGTTGTTGTTAGAAGAAGCTCTTCATCAAGAGTTTGTAGATTCTGAACTTTCTTTCTAACATTTCAGTATTTAGGTTTAAAGATTCTGActttttgttgtaatttttgtcTTTTATACTTGCCTCTAATGAAAACATGTAATACATTGTGAAAACTTATACAGAAAGTTGAATTTAATTGGAGAAACAACTTGTTTATTCAGTTCTGTTCATTGTCTCTaccaaagtttttttttttttttgcctagTAATTTAACCATTTGATATCCGAACCTCACTGTTCGATAAATTCTAAGCTGAAACTTTTCTTAGAATTTTCCGGTAAATGCACACAATGTGGATATGAAATGAGCTTTAATGAAGAACTGGGGATTCATATAGTTGATCCCGGCTTGTTTGGGATTGAGGTGTTGTTGTTAGTGGTGTTGTGCAATGCACAATGCAAAATCTTGATGAATAAGGATAAAGGGGTTGGTTTGATACGTCAGCTGTGTAAAGGGTATCAGTTATTGATGGATAGGGATAAAGGGGTCATCACATTTGAGAATCTCAGTTTTTGTTAGAAGAAGCTCTTCACCAAAAATTCAACTTTTCATTGTAACGTTTGTCTTTTATACTTTCCTCTATGTAAACATGTAATACATTGCAAAAACATATACAGAAAGTTGTACTAATGGAGAAACAACTGGTTTCATCAGTTCTCTCAATTGTCTCTGCTGTTGAGTACTTTTTCTAATAATTCAATGATATTCAACCATTTGTTACCTATTATGGAATATGGCTGAGAAATTATGCGGGGTTGGTTT
Proteins encoded in this window:
- the LOC129877882 gene encoding calcium-binding protein KRP1-like; the protein is MVFPLPRNPSSLLYIILHHTLFLKHNQFLDSSLQFSLSLMDNTTSRKSNFNDFLPFMAENLGGDGLIGELCKGFQLLMDIDKGVITFESLKKNSVLLGLQDLSDEDLKSMVKEGDFDGDGALNQMEFCVLMFRLSPELMEQSQLLLEEALHQEFVDSELSF